The Stieleria maiorica genome includes the window CGATCGGCGATGTCAGCGAAGTGCACGTTTGGTCCAACCGACCGGTGTGGCCCCAAGGCCAAGGGCGTCCCGAGGGCGAAGACCCGGTCCCGGAAAACCTGAACTGGGACGCCTGGATCGGCCCGGCTCCGATGCGTCCCTTCAAAAAGGGCGTCTACCACTCGTTCAACTGGCGCGGCTGGGTCGATTTCGGAACCGGCGCCCTGGGCGACATGGCCTGTCACACCACCAACATGCCCGTGATGGCACTGAAATTGTGGGACCCCGTCGCCGTCACCGCGATCAAAAATCCCGGGATCTTCGAAGGTGAAACCTATCCGGCCAGCAGCGCCCTGATGTTCGAATTTCCCGAACGCGAAGGTCTGCCGGCCTGCGATTTCTTTTGGTACGACGGCGGCGAATTGCCCCGCGAAGACTTGATCAGCAAGCTTCCCAGACGATTCCAAGAACGCATCGCCAAGCAGCGCGAAGGCGGCAGCAAAACCAGCGGCGCGTTGGTCGTCGGCAGCAAAGGCATGGTGTTCTCGGCAAACGACTACGGAGCCCAGTTTGATATCCTGCCCCAAGATGATTTCAAAGACTTCAAGTACCCCGACCCGTGGCTGCCGCGGATCCCGTTCAAGGCCGGTAACGACCAACGCCAGAAATGGGAATTCGTCAGCACCATCAAGGGTGAGTACGAGCCCGGCACGATGTCCAACTTCGGTTACGCCGGACGTCTGACCGAAACGATCCTGGTCGGCAACCTAGCCCTGCGCGCCGGTGAAGGCAAACGGATCGAGTGGGATGCGAAGAACCTGAAGAGCACCAACGTGTCCGAGGTCAATCAGTTCGTCGCACGCGAATATCGCAGCGGCTGGGAACTGTAGCCGCAGCTTTCGGGCCCTCGTTCCAAGGCTCCGCCTTGGAACGCGCTGCCGGTGTGGCTCCTGCCACACGCGGCTCGACAACGTGAGGCGGAGCCTCCGGGAAATTGCGTCCCCAGGCGGTAGCCTGGGCACGAGGGATAAACTGCCCCTCCCGCCCTCGTTCCAAGGCTCCGCCTTGGAACGCGCTGCCGGTGTGGCTCCTGCCACACGCGGCTCGGCAACGTGAGGCGGAGCCTCCGGGAAATTGCGTCCCCAGGCGGGAGCCTGGGAACGAGGGATAAACTGCCCATCCTGCCCTCGTTCCAAGGCTCCGCCTTGGAACGCGCTGCCGTTGTGGCTCCTGCCACACGCGGCTCGGCAACGTGAGGCGGAGCCTCCGGGAAATTTCGTCCCCAGGCGGGAGCCTGGGAACGAGGGATAAACTGCCCCTCCCCCCCTCGTTCCAAGGCTCCGCCTTGGAACGCGCTGCCGTTGTGGCTCCTGCCACACGCGGCTCGACAACGTGAGGCGGAGCCTCCGGGAAATTGCGTCCCCAGGCGGGAGCCTGGGAACGAGGGATAAACTGCCGCATCCCGCCCTCGTTCCAAGGCTCCGCCTTGGAACGCGCTGCCGGTGTGGCTCCTGCCACACACCGGAGGCACGGCCCGGGAACCAGGCAGGCGTGATCTTGGTGGAACCCACCAAGCGTCTCCCTAACGGAACCGCGAGTCTCGCACCGCGCGGGCCGCGGAAACGCCGTTGCGGGCGACAATCTCTTTCAGCGTCGGAACGTTGACGCGGCGTTTGGCGGCCTCAACCCGCATCGCGCGTTCGTAGGCCGGCAGCGGAAAATACGGACTCTTGCGACGCGCATAGCGTTCCAACGCCAACACGACTCGCTTTTCAAGCTTGTTCTGATCGACCAGCTTGACGATCTCGCGGATGTACTGACGCTGGTCGTCGGTGGTCGCACGTAGACGGCTGATCAAATAATCATCCAGGGCCGCTCCTTGTGTCGGAACCACGACCGTCGAGTTCGTGATGCCGGTTTGAGCGGCGGCGCTGCCGGCAAGCCCGGCGGCGACCAGCGATAGCGTCATCGCGACAGCGGTCATTAATGCAGACAGTTTCATCAGAGCTGTGGTGGGTTCGGGGAGGCGTTCGGAGGATGCGGAATGCACCGTGGATTGACTGCTACCAAATCCGTGCCGGCCGATTCAAGGCGGACCGCGGGGCGAGAGGCAGAACCGTTGCGCAACACCGGTGTGGACGTCGCGACGCTCGCCCGAGCCTGGAAAACGCCGGAGAACCAGCTTCCGGCGAAGGTCGCGATACTTGACCGGCGATGGATGGCCCCGCATCGGCAACCTGCCGATTGCTAGCAACACCTGGGTAATTTGCGGGTTTTGTTCGTTTGCGATTTTGAATCCCTGGTACCGGTCGCACGGATTGTGTGTACCGAGCTGATCGCAACGTCGATGGAAAACGTGTGCCAGAGAATCCCGCGGTGGGCGGCGACGTGGAGGGGCAGGGTCGAAGGATTGACCGTTGCGTCTCACCAGCCGCCTGCGACTCTGGCCGGACATATCAGAGGGCGTCGTCAGATCTCGAACCACGTTCGCGATATTGGCGCAGCCACACAAGCAAGATGCCCAAAAGGACTCGGCGATGAACCGTTGGTTATGGATTGGATCGTTGGCCGGATTGCTCGTTGTCAGCACCGGATGTTTACATAATCACACCCGCAGTAATTGCTCGACGGGCGCCTGCTCCAGCGGCAAGGGCTTGCTGGGCAAGATGGGGGGGGGGAGCTGCAATGCGTGCGGCAGCGGTTGCCGAACGGGGTGTGTCCCCGGCAACATCGGCTGGCAACAGGGAGGGCTGAATTACAGCTCGCATCTGGGTCCGGGGACGATGGGCTGTCGCGCCAACACGACGACCAGCCAGAATTTCACTCCGGGACCGCCGACCGGCCAAGTGGCCTACCCGTACTACACGGTGCGTGGTCCGCGTGACTTCTTGCTGAACGATCCGCCGACGATCGGACGATAGTCAGTGGACGCGGACGGTAGTCAGTGGACGCGGACGGTAGTCAGTGGACGCGGACGATCGTCCAGGGACGCGTCGCCGGCCGGAACGTATAATGATGCCACACAGACGGAGTTCTCCCAGGGGGGCTCCATCGGTTGGCAGGCGGACGGTCGGACGATGGATGCGGCGTCGATAGCGTGTTTCGCAGCGCTTTTCGCAGCGGAAATCCTCCCCGCTCGAAAGTCGACGAGAGTTACGCTACCGTAATCGCCGCGACCGTCCAGCGAGGATGGCGAACCAGGTGTCGCCCTGGACGCTCTTTCTTTTTTTGCGTGGCCCCTATGTTTCCAAGCACACGCGTGAGGTTGTTGTGGCATCCGACGTCCGATTGAAAGAACAGCTGCCGCGTTTGACCGAGCGCATCGTGGCGACCTACACGCCCGACGATGCGATCAATCACCTCGGCCACTGCCCGCTTCCCAGTTACGAAGCGGTCATCGAAATCTTGTTGAACATCAAGGACATCTTGTACCCCGGCTATCGCCGCAAGGTGGGGTTGCACGCCGGCAACATCTCCTACCACGTCGGCAGCACGATCGATACCTTGCACGATCAGCTGACGACGCAAATCGCTCGCGCGCTGCGGCACGAAGACCGGGTCCGCAACAAGCACAACGACTGCGAAAGCGAGACCGATTTCGAGGCCAAGGGCCAGGCGATGGCGATCGAGCTGTTGGAGCGTATCCCGGATCTGCGGAAAACGTTGGCCACCGATGTCCAGGCGGCGTTCGACGGCGACCCGGCCTGCCAAACGACCGATGAAGTCGTTTTTTGCTACCCCGGAATCGAAGCGATCACCGTCTATCGCATCGCCCACGAACTGGTCCGTTTGGACGTCCCGTTCATCCCACGAATGATGACCGAGTGGGCCCACAAACAAACCGGCATCGACATTCACCCCGGTGCGACGATCGGCGCGTACTTCTTCATCGATCACGGGACCGGTGTGGTCGTGGGCGAGACCTGCGAGATCGGCGACCACGTCAAGTTGTACCAGGGGGTCACGCTGGGGGCTCTGAGTTTCAAGACGGATGACAGTGGAACACTGATCCGCGGCCAAAAGCGGCACCCGACGATCGAGGATGGGGTGGTCGTTTACGCCAACGCGACCATCCTGGGCGGCCGAACCGTGGTGGGACGCGATTCGGTGATCGGATCGAGCGTCTGGATCACTCGCAGCGTCTCCCCGAAAACGACGGTGGTCTTGGAACAGCCCTCCTTGAAGGTCCGCGGCGCGGCCGCCGCCGACGCGGTCAACGAGCACGTCAATTACCAGATCTAGCGGCCGGAGTTGGTCCGGCCAAGACAAGTCTGAATCGCAAGCGAGGGGCGAGGCGGATCCAATCGCTTGCGCTTCGGGCTCGTTCAGCACGACCTACGCCAGTCGGTGTTTTTTGCGCCAATGACGACAGCCCCCCCTGGCGGGCCGATCCGTGAAAAAGCCATGTTGACTTGGGCCGGGGTTGGCCGATCAGGTAAAATCCTCCCCGGACTGATTTCCACCGCCGCTTCGCCGATTCCCGCGAGATCGATGACCGAATTGACACCATTTGATGCCATCACCCGCACGAGAATCGTTTTTGGGCAGGGCGTTTTCTCCCGGCTCGGTGAGCTGGCCGCAGGATTCCGCCCCCGATGCGTTCTGGTGGTCAGCGACGCAGGGATCGTCGATGCCGGCCACTTTCAACACGGCGTCGACAATTTACGTGCGGCCGGTTTGCACGTCGAATCGTTCCACGACTTCGCCGAAAACCCGACTTCGGCGATGGTCGATGCAGGGGTCGCCAAGGCCGCCCAGGTCAAACCGGACTTGCTGATCGGTCTCGGCGGCGGCAGCAGCATGGACTGTTGCAAGGGAATCAATTTCGTCTATTCCGGCGGCGGGACGATTCACGACTACCACGGGGTGGGCAAAGCGACTGCGGACATGTTGCCGATGATCGCCGTGCCGACGACCAGCGGCACCGGCAGCGAAGCCCAATCGTTTGCCTTGATCAGCGACGCCGAAACGCACGTCAAAATGGCTTGCGGTGATCCCAAGGCGGCGTGCAGGATCGCGCTGCTGGATCCCGAGCTGACGCTGACTCAGCCCCGCAGCGTGACGGCGCTGACGGGAATCGACGCGATCTCACACGCCATCGAAACCTACGTGACCAACCGACGCAATCCGATGTCGATCACGTACTCGCGTCGTGCCTTCGGGCTGTTGGCCGAAGGTTTTTCGCGGGTGCTGCAATCGCCCGACGACATCGACGCCCGCAGCAAGATGCAACTCGGCGCCTGCTTTGCCGGCATGGCAATCGAAACCTCCATGCTCGGTGCCGCCCACGCCACCGCCAACCCGCTGACCGCGCGGCACGACATCACCCACGGCCAAGCGGTCGGATTGATGTTGCCCGCCGTCATTCGCCTGAACGGCCAGTACCACGGCGACTGGTACGCGGAACTGTTGCGCGACGTCGATCCGACGGTCAGCGCGTCCGAGGCGCCCGATCGGTTGGCCGAGATGGTCACCCGCTGGCTCAAGCAAGCCGATCTGGCGACCAGCTTGAACGCGCTCTCGATTCCCGCCAGTGGGATCGAAAGCTTTGTCGAAGAAGCGCTCAAACAATGGACCGGAACCTTCAACCCGGTCCCGCTGGACAAAACCAACGCCGAACTGCTGTATCGATCGGTGGCCTGAGGGTCGCCGTGTTCTCCGAACTCCGCGTGCGCGACAAAGTGAAGCTTGGCCCTGCGCCGACCTCGGAGAGGACGGCGACGGTCCAGCCCAATCGAAAACGAAGCTACGGGAGACGACTAGGCCGCTTGGGTGGCCAAAACGGGCGCGTCGTCCAGGTCGGCGTCGCGGTGAATCTGTCCGTCCTGCATCCGCCAACAGACGTCGGCCGAGGCGGCGATTTCGTCGTCGTGGGTGATCATCAGGATCGTCAGATTGTCCGACTCTTTCAGATCCGCCAACAAGCCTAAGATCTCCTGCCCCGTCTCGGTGTCCAGGTTGCCGGTCGGCTCGTCGGCCAACAGCATTTTCGGATCGGTCATCAGTGCCCGAGCGATCGCAACCCGTTGCATCTCGCCGCCGCTCATTTCACTCGGGCGGTGTTTCGCGCGGTGCAGCAACCCGACTCGATCGAGCAGCGCTTCGGCCCGGCGACGGTTTTCTGACCGCGACTTGAAATAGCTCCAAACGCGTTGCCCGATCATGGCCGGGGCGAGCACGTTTTCGATCGCCGAAAGTTCCGGCAACAGATGATAGAACTGAAAGATGATGCCGATTTCATGATTCCGATAGCGATCGCGGACGGCGCGCGGTGCGTTGTCGATCCGGTTGCCCCGAAAAAAAATCTCGCCCGCGTCGGGCCGATCCAACGTGGCCAGCAGGTGCATCAGCGTGCTCTTGCCGCTGCCGCTGCGGCCGACCAGTGCCGTGACCAAGCCTTGTCGGACTTCAACATCGACGCCGCGAAGCACGGGAACGTCGATGCGGTCCTTGTGATAGCTCTTGGTCAATCCGCGCGCGGTCAAAACGATAGGAGTCGGCATCAAACGGTCTCAAGGCATGGGGAGGGGGAACACATCTGCAACCGTTGGTGTCTAGCCTTTAGGCGATTCCCGGTCGCTGCGACGCGGCGACCGTGGGCGGCGAAAGCCCGCACACCAACTTGTCTGGATCAAAAAGGCTGTTGGACACCTTTCCTGTTCATCATTCGAAACGCAACGCTTGGACGGGATGCATGCGTGCCGCCCGCATCGCCGGCAAAACACTGGCCAGCACCGCGATGGCGATCGCGCCACACATCACCCAAACCAGCGTGAAGGGGTGAACGATCGTCGGGATCTCGGTGAAGTAATAAACCGTCGGGTCAAACACTTCTTGGCCCGTGAACAATTCCAGCAGCCGCGCGATGTCGTTGATGTAGTGCACGAATAACAGCCCGCCGACCAAACCGGCACCGCTGCCGACAAAACCCAACAGCAATCCATAGGACATGAAGATGCTGCTGACACCGCGCCCCGATGCGCCCAGCGCTTTCAGGGTTCCGATGTCGCGCGTTTTTTCGACCACGATCATGAAGAACGTCGCCAGGATTCCGAACCCGGCCACGGCGATGATCAAAAACAGCAGGATGTTCAAAATGGTGGTTTCCAGTCGCACCGCCGACAGCAGCGGGCCTTGCAGATCGCGCCAGGTCTGGATGTTGTAGGCGTACAACTCGGGCGGAAAACGATGTCGCAGCGCGTCGCGGATGGCGTTCAGGTCGGTGCCTTCGGCCAGTTTTAATTGGATCGTGGTGACGCTGCGGACCCCGGTCTGGGGATCGATCATGCCGCGGAATTCTTGCAGCTGGTCCAGACGGACGAACGCGAACGTGCTGTCGTACTCGCTCATCCCCGATTCATACAGATCGACGACCGTGAATTTCTGGTTGATGACTTTCGTTTCGCCCGCCGCGTTGGGAAAGATCATCCGCACGTCGTCGCCCGGCTGGGCGTAGTAATGGTCGGTGACTTCGCCGGAATCGTCTCGGTGGCGAACGCTGCAGGTGGAGATCCCCAGGATGATGCCGGGAAACTGTTCGGTCATCGGGTCCACCGCGGCGACCAACTGGTCACTGCTGCCGGTGATCAATTCCTGCGAGAACGAAGGCCCGAAGGAAGGCCCTTCGGCCGCCGCGGCCGCCGCTTCGTCTTGTCCGCCGGGTTCCTGTTCGCTTGAATCGGGCTCGCCGCCGGCCTTGCGCCGCAGCTCGGCCATCATTTTCCGCTCTTGGGCGACCAGCTTTTCGATCCGCCGTTCTTCGCTGACGCGATCGCGACGGTGTCGCCAACCGGCCGCGGCGAGCTGTTTGCGATCGGGGGCGTACCCGGATTCACGCAGCTGGAAACTGGCAGCTTTTTGGTTTTCCGGGTGCAGCAGGTATTTGCCGAAGTCGCTGACGCTGTCGTAGGTCGTCGGGTCCAAACCGATCAAATTGACGTGACGTCCGATCTGTTGGCCGCGGAAATCGATCCCCAGCATCGCCGGCACACTGACGCTGACCGAGGATCCGACCAGGGCCGGACCACAGATTCGCTCGATTTCGCGCAGGTGGGCGTCCGGATCGGGCATGCCGCCGGTGGCGTGACATTCGATCATCACGTCCGACGCCAGACCATGCAGCCGCTCGTGCATCTCGGTCGAAAAACCGCTCATGACGCTGTTGACGACGATCAGCGTCGCCACCCCGAGCGTGACGGAGATGATCGACGCCAGCGCGATGTAGCGTGTTTTGAGATAACGAAAGCAGAGTAACCAGCGATACATTTAGCCCGTCCTTTGGCTCGTGTCGGTGTTGTGGCATCCGTTCCACCGTATTGGGCCGCAGTCTAGGGAACTGCCGCCGACGACGTAAAGATGAAGTCAGGCTGGACAACGCCACTTCGCAGAAGAAACGTTGTCCATTTAAAACCCGAACCCGCCGGTGGTCAGCCAGAACGTCACGATCATGCAGAGCCACACCAGGTCCAGAAAGTGCCAATAGTGGGCGGCGAAATCGACCGGCCAATGGCGTTCGTGGTCGTACAACCCGATCGCCGAACGGGCCGCAACGATGCCCAACGCGATGATGCCGCCCAACACGTGCAGGGCGTGCAAAATGGCCAGCACCACGACCATGCCGGCCACCCCGCGCCCCGGGCCTTCAAAGGTCGCCGGACCGAGCAGGATTTCCGTCATCGCCAGGCACTGGACCACGGTGAACACGACCGCCGCGGCGGTGCTGGTCCCCAGCAACCAGCCCGTCGTGCGGAATCGATCGCGGCGAACCGCTCGGGTCGCCGCGTGGACCAGAAAACTGATCACGATCAAACACACCGTGCTGACCAAAAAGGTCTTGGGAAGTGGGACCTGTTTCAGCGGGTCGTCACTGCGTGACATCGCATACAGGGCATACAGCAACAGCGTGGCGACGAAGAACACCAGCAGTGAAAGCAGAAACAGCCAGCCCCCCTGCTTGACCCGGCGGTCCACCGGCAACACGGGAGGCAAAACTTTACCTCGGTCGTCCAGCGGATCGGTCACGCTTGTTCCTGCTGCCATCGGTTTCGAATTCGGTGCCTGTGTGCGTTACGGTGAACCCTGTTTTCATCAGCGCGACGCCCCGGCGGAGCGCCCGCGAATCTCTGGCGGGGTTGTACACTGCCGGTCTGGGGATGAAAGTTGTGTTGAAAGCCGGTAACGTTTTTTCGGTTCAGGCGGTATGCTTGGCAATCATAGTCCAGCGGACAGCGTTCCGCTGCCCTGGCCAACGACCGTGCGGCAGTGTGCTTTCCCACCTCACCTTTCCAACCGCATTTTGCCTCCTCAGACAATCTTCCCACGAGTCATTCACGAGGCAGCCCCCCCATGAGCGAAGTACGCGATTTTTGTAATGCAGACTTACCCGGGCTGGCCAGGGTGTGGAGCGAGCATTGGACGGCGGCCCAATCGCCGCCACCGATCAGTGCGACCATCATCGAGCGTGCAATCTTGTCGCGAGCGTTTTTTTCGCCCCGGGATTTGTTGGTCGCGACCATCGACGGGCATGTCGAAGCCTGGTGTCATTTCAGCCGACCGGGCGATCACGGCGATGAGTGGTCGGGGATGCCGGCCGGCGATGTCGCGATCCTGTCGGCGATCTGCTTCACCCACGCCGGCCTGAAATGCTGTGACGACCTGCTCGCCGCGGCCGAAAAACGCATCCGAGCCGAACAATGCCACTCGATCTTGGCCGGTCCGATGCGAGACCAACAATGCGGCTACGTCGGTTTGGCTCCCATCGGTCACGGCATCGGCGTCCCGGACGTCGACGTCCGCGCCGCGTCGCTGTTGAGCCGGCATGGGTATTCACCCGAGAGGAGTTTTCAGCGGATGGTGGTCACGACGGCCCCCTACCGCCCGCCGGTCAACCGCGAAATGATGCAGTTTCGCCGCACGACGCGGGCCGAGCGATCCGCCGTCGTTCCGCAACAAGGACGCTATGCCTCGGCGATGGCCCACCTGGACATCGAACACCACCAACTGATCAACCACCGCAACGGCGATCGACTGGCCAACGTGCGATTGTGGTTGAGCGACCCGGAGGCACAGGTGATGAGCTGTTCGGAGGCCATTTTGGATCTGTCGGTCACCGAAACGCCCGGCGAATTGACCTCCGCGGAAACCTTTTTGATCGCCGCGATCATCCAATCGATGGCCACGCGATGTGTCTTTCGCGTCGAAACCGCGATCGATGGTGAACATTCGCAGCTCAAAGAACAACTCACGTCACTTCATTTTGAGAACACGCAACGCGGCCAGCGTTGGACGAAGGAGCTTTAGGCATGTCACGCAAAGAAAAGATCCTGGCGATGCTGCAAGACGATCCTTCGGACACGTTCTTGCGTTACAGCTTGGCCATGGAATTGCGGAGCGAAGGAGATCACGACAGCAGCCTGGGAAAACTGGGCGAACTGATGCGTGACACTCCCCCTTACGTTCCGGCCTTCTTCATGGCCGCCCAACAGCTGGTCGATTTGGGCCGCATCGACGAGGCCCGGACGCGCTTGCGCGATGGCATCGACCAGGCTCGTCATCAGGGCGATGGACATGCCGCGGCGGAAATGAGCGAATTGCTGGCAACGCTCGGCGACTTGGGCGAAGACGACGACGAACTGTAAATGGCCGCCGAGCAGACCACGGCGGTCGTTCTGCGGACGATCCCGTTCAGCGAAACCAGCTTGGTCGTCACGCTGTTGACACGCGACTTCGGCCAAGTCGCGGCGTTGGCCAAGGGGGCTCGCCGTCCCAAGAGTTCCTTCGAAGGTTCGCTTGACCTGCTGGCCGTCTGTCGTGTAGTGCTGATTCGGAAATCCTCCGATGCGCTCGATCTGTTGACCGAGGCCAAGCTCCAGCGTCGTTTTCGCGGGGCGGAAAAGTCGTTGGATCGCGTTTATGCCGGATACTACATCGCCGAAATGCTTCGACTGTTGACGGACAATCACGATCCCCATCCCGGGCTGTACGACCTGACGCTCGACGCGCTCGGGCAGATCGACGGCAAGGGAAATTCCGCCTTGGCACTGCTCGGCTTTGACACCTCGGCCCTGCGTTTGCTCGGTCATGCTCCGGCGACGCGCCGATGCGTTGATTGCGGCGGTCGCGTCGGGGATAGCCCGCGGATCGCGTTCGCACCGATCGCCGGCGGCGTCGTGTGTCGCGACTGTCGACCGCGCCAGCACAGCCTGTTGACGGTCAGCGGTGAAACCATCGATCACTTGGAACGATTGCTGGCCCCCCACACGCGACTGCCGATCGAGCTTCCCTCGTCGGTTTATCGGGAGATGCGAGGCCTGATCAACCGATACATCCAAGCAATCCTCGGCTCAATTCCGAAAATGCAACCTTACCTGCCCGCCCGGATGGAACCGGTGGAATGAAAAAGAATCATCAACAATTGGACCGCCCCGAACGTTTCGTCCGAGGCGTTTTGCGACCGTTCTTTGGGACATGCTTGTTGGCGGCCGTGGCCGGGTGCCAGAGTTTCGGCGGCGGGTCGACGACGCGCAGCTGGTTTCCCAAGCTGCCGTTTCGATCCGTGGCGACCAGCGAATCGGACACGCAACCACCGCCGCCGGTCCAATCGGAGGATCCGCCCCGCGTGGCGTCGGACTCCGTCACCAACGCCGGCGGAAGCCTGGTCAGCGGTCTGCCCAGCACCAATCGATTGGTCGGCTATGTGACGGGTAAAAAACACGAAGACATCCCCAAAGCGAAGCAGCTGTACCGGCGCGGGGACGAACTTTTCAAACAGGCCGCCAGGGCTCCCAAAGCGACCCGCACCGGGATGTTCGCCGAGGCCGCCGAGTTGTTCGAACGGGCCTGCAAAGAGGCACCCGGTTCGGGATTGAACCAAGACGCGTTGTTCATGCAAGGTGAGTCGTTGTTCTTTGCCAATGATTTGAACGGCGCACGCGACGCCTTTGAAAAACTGCAAAAGGACTTCCCACGCAACCGACACGGCGACCGCGCCGCCGCACGACTGTTTTCGATCAGCAAGTATTGGATCGATGTCTCCAAGGCCGGCGACGATGCCTGGTACTCGCTCAATTTCTTTGACACCACACGTCCGCTACGCGATGCCGACGGCCATGCGATCCGGGTGTTGGACCAGATTCGATACGACGATCCGACCGGCAAGCTGGCCGATGACGCGACCATGGCGGCCGCCGCCGAACACATTCGCAATGAACAGTACGAGAAAGCAGACGAGTTCTTGACCGACCTTCGTGAAACGTTCACCGACAGCGACCACCTGTTCCTGGCACACTTGCTGGGGATTCGGTGCAAGCTGGAAATCTATGGCGGACCGGAGTACAGCGAACTGGTCTTGGACGAAGCCGACGAACTGGTCAAACAAACACGTCGCCGCTTCCCGAACGAATTGCGCGAAGAGAAATACAACCAGCTGCTCGCCCGGGCGGCCGCGGAAATCGCCTACCACAAAGCCGAGAAACTTGCGTTCCGAGCCAAGTATCGAGAACGCAAAAAAGAGTACGGCGCCGCGGCACAGCTGTATCGCAAGATCCTGCGTGACCACCCCACCACGCCGCAGGCCGATCGGGCTCGCGATGTCTTGGCACAGATCGACGATCTGCCGGCCACGCCGACACAGAATTTCGCCATTCGCGCCATCGCCAAAGCGTTTCCATCGTCCAAACGCTCCACGCCGCTGGTGACCGTCGACTCCGTGGAATCGACCGAGGAGACCTCCGAGGAATCTCCGACGGACACCCCCAGCGAAACGACCGGCAAGAAGCTGCTCCGCTAACAGGCCACCACGCGATGGACGCTCAGTCGCCCCCCCAAACCGTGCACGCAATCAAGCGCCGTTGGTGTCTAGGCTTTAGCCGATTCTCCCGCAGCCGATTGCTCGGCTGCGGAGGGCGCCTAAAGGCTGAACACCAACGACTCGCCTGTCGAACACGCCTAAAGGCTGGACACCAACAGCTCCCAATCGTGCTCGGCACGCTGTTCGCAGTGCTCCTACTCAACGGCTGCGCCGCCTACCAATTCGGTTCGGCGGCACTTTACCCCAGCGGCATTCGCACCGTGCATATCCCCGTGGTCCGCAACGACACGTTCCGCCACGACCTGGGACCACAGTTGACCGACGCCCTGGTCAAAGAAGTCGAGCGGCGGACACCCTACAAAGTGGTCAGCAATCCGCACGCGGATTCCGTTTTGCGGTGTACCATCTCGGGGCAATCAAAAGTTGTATTGACCGAGACCAGCAGCGACGACCCGCGTGCGCTCGACAGCGCGATCACGGTCGGAGCGACCTGGACCTCGCGCGACGGACGACGGTTGATGCAAAATAGTTTGGCAAGCGTTGACCAAGACAGCATCGGGTTCAGCCAAAGTGTTCGGTTTGTCCCCGAGGCCGGCCAGTCGATCGACACGGCCAACCAGGAAGCCATCGACCGCCTGGCCCGACGGATCGTCTCGCAAATGGAATCCCGCTGGTAACATCACGGGGAGTATC containing:
- the recO gene encoding DNA repair protein RecO; this encodes MAAEQTTAVVLRTIPFSETSLVVTLLTRDFGQVAALAKGARRPKSSFEGSLDLLAVCRVVLIRKSSDALDLLTEAKLQRRFRGAEKSLDRVYAGYYIAEMLRLLTDNHDPHPGLYDLTLDALGQIDGKGNSALALLGFDTSALRLLGHAPATRRCVDCGGRVGDSPRIAFAPIAGGVVCRDCRPRQHSLLTVSGETIDHLERLLAPHTRLPIELPSSVYREMRGLINRYIQAILGSIPKMQPYLPARMEPVE
- a CDS encoding tetratricopeptide repeat protein, whose translation is MKKNHQQLDRPERFVRGVLRPFFGTCLLAAVAGCQSFGGGSTTRSWFPKLPFRSVATSESDTQPPPPVQSEDPPRVASDSVTNAGGSLVSGLPSTNRLVGYVTGKKHEDIPKAKQLYRRGDELFKQAARAPKATRTGMFAEAAELFERACKEAPGSGLNQDALFMQGESLFFANDLNGARDAFEKLQKDFPRNRHGDRAAARLFSISKYWIDVSKAGDDAWYSLNFFDTTRPLRDADGHAIRVLDQIRYDDPTGKLADDATMAAAAEHIRNEQYEKADEFLTDLRETFTDSDHLFLAHLLGIRCKLEIYGGPEYSELVLDEADELVKQTRRRFPNELREEKYNQLLARAAAEIAYHKAEKLAFRAKYRERKKEYGAAAQLYRKILRDHPTTPQADRARDVLAQIDDLPATPTQNFAIRAIAKAFPSSKRSTPLVTVDSVESTEETSEESPTDTPSETTGKKLLR
- the lptE gene encoding LPS assembly lipoprotein LptE, which produces MLGTLFAVLLLNGCAAYQFGSAALYPSGIRTVHIPVVRNDTFRHDLGPQLTDALVKEVERRTPYKVVSNPHADSVLRCTISGQSKVVLTETSSDDPRALDSAITVGATWTSRDGRRLMQNSLASVDQDSIGFSQSVRFVPEAGQSIDTANQEAIDRLARRIVSQMESRW